From Vigna angularis cultivar LongXiaoDou No.4 chromosome 11, ASM1680809v1, whole genome shotgun sequence:
ACTTTTGACCTAGTTGTAAGTGGTTCCACTCACATACATAAGAAACACTGGAATGTGAAATTCTATTACAATAGCATCGTAACGTGACCAACTCAATTCCAATGCCTAACCTCCATTATTCAACAAAGGAGAACATGCCTGAAAGACTAAGCGGATACCATCATGCTTACTAACATTGCAGCACTCAATTTTGCAGATTTAAAGACACAACACTAGAATGCGCAATTTTATTAGAGACAAATTTCATTCCAATGCACAACCACCATTGTACGACAGAAGAGAACACGCCTAGAAGCTGAAATACTAATCGGATACCGTCACGCTGTACTAACATCAGAGCAGTCAAATAGTGCTTCAGACTTAACATAAAAAACTAGAAAGTGAAAGTCTATGCAAAATCACTTTAAAACGTAATCTCAATTCCAATGCGTAATTGTCATTATTCAACAAGAGAACAGAGAACATACCTGAAATACTAATCGGATACCATCTCGCGTGTCAACCGCAACCGGCATGCATGACGAAAAATATCCACTGTTGATGATGCGATGCACATCCTCTTGTACCTCGCGCACTGTGAGAGCCGAGTTAGGTCGACAAGCCTTCAGAGCCTGCACCGCCTCCGCCTCGAGGTCCTTCCTCTCCATTTCCTCCCCGTCTTTGTTTCGAACCAGCACTTCACTGATCAACACTCTCTCCTCGTTCTGTCGAGCCTTCTGCTGCGCCTCCTCCGCCAGAGACAGCGAAGCAAGACGCCGAATCGGACATGCTCTCTTCCTGTCGCCGGTCAAGGACAGAGTCGTGGAGCAGAGGAGCGACGATTTTTGGAGGATGGAGCGAGTAAACTCGGTGGAGTGAGACGCGAACGAATTAACGAATTGCGCAAACGAGTTTGTGGCGTTGGCGATGTGGGAGTGCGCCGTTCGCAGAGGACAGGTTGGGCGCTTGGAAGGAAGAGGGATTTTGATGGCAGAGGAGACGACGCGGATGTCGTCGTTTCGAAGCATCCTCTTGAAAGGTGGAGTTTGGCTCCGTATTTGGTTGAGTAGGTGCAGTTTGAATCAAGAGAGTGAGTGTAGTGGAGTTCTTGCCTTGTCACGGCTAAAGCTTCCTCTTGAAGTCACGGCTGAAACTCCAAAAGGAAGatcattttttcttttgggCCTTTCCATTCAGAACGGAGAGAGGGAGGCGTCTTCCTGCACCTGAGtgttttcttcctgcacccccaaatatttttaaattccaaaattgACTTTTGAGCTTTGACTAAGGTAAAAACCCATTTTACATGCTCTTCCCTTCTTAGGCGACGCAATCACACCCTCACACCCTTCACCTCCTTGCACCTCCTCTTAcacttcttcttcatccattTCTTTTCCATTGGTATTCCATAGACATTCGTTTTTCATGCCTTAGCGAGGCACTTTCATTCTCTTGGCCAATCTTTGGTGAAATGCATCTCCTTTTTGAAGgtaagtatttttctttttttttttactttatgatTTTCCCGTGTGAGATAATTTGGAGGTAGATAATTGTAGATTTTGGAGGTGAGAAGTGAaatggattttgaaattcaatacGTTGAATGATAAATCAGATTATGAAATTTTGTTAGAAAGGTTAGACACGTGTAACAAATTTAGGAATTTGGTGTTGTCTGATATTCAGTGACATGTGTATCGCATATGAAAATCTAATAAAATGTAGATCTCAAAATCTGATTGATTAGAAAATCAATGTGAATACACTGAAATTTTAAATCTAGATATGATTTTATGCACCGTATTTCTAAAACCGTTTGAGTGAAAAATCCGGGTAAGTGCACTTGGAATCGGTTAAGGATGTGTACACAATCGtagtatatttaattattaaaatataatctcTAGAGGTAAATGGGAATGATAACAAAATTTGGGGTCAAAGATGGGTACAGGGACAAGCCCTTGAATTTAGAGTTTACTCTTTACGCCGTCCCACATTTCTCCTTACATTccacatttttaaaaaatttaaaattatcttttatatttcaaaaaaatcctacagctttatttcttttcttcaactaattttaaaattttttgaagaaaaaattcttaacagatttcgaaatttgttaaaaaattttcCAAGTcttcaataaatttcaaaatttattaaagtttttgaaaaattcttcaataaatttcaaaattcgttgaaggtttttttttttcttcaatagattctaaaatttattgaaaaaagattTTTGGAATGTGAGGGTGCAAGGAGAAAGATAGGTGCAGGGAGTAATCCTTTCGAATTTATTCAGTTGGCCTTTAAGTATTGTACATCGCTTCGGCCTTGTGAGTTTCTTCCTGTACcttcaattttctttaaaataccaaaattatCTTGTGTTGAAACTTCTTATTTTTGGAAGTCGGTTttggtaaaattaaattttgaaaaccaaTTTTGTCtttatcaaattttcaaaattgattatgtttttttaattttaatttattttttaaaataataaatttataattcatatatagaattaatcaaataaaaataaataaaacatatatattaaattcgaaataagataaatttaaaaaagaaaaattgaaaaaaacacCTAATTTAAAATCCGATAAAGATCCAATTGAATTTCGAGATTCGTTGAGTGTTTTTACACTTGTAGCTGTTTATTCACCTCAACAAGAGTATTTTCGATAACTTAGAAGTACAAAAAGAAATCTTGGAGGTGCAGGGAGAAATTCTCTCAACCCTCTAATTTTTTATCAACCCCGTTAACCATCTTTTATTAAGGCATctccataaattttaaaattttcattttatcccTTCTCATTTTCAATTCCAAACTATACATATCAAAATATTTCGAAAAACATgattagaatataaaaaattatattttggattgtacaattcaaaataaatcaaaaaataCATTCTTAATTGTATAATccgaaatataaattttaaagttcaTGTTGATGTTTGTAAAGTTGGTCAACAATTATTATGTCAATGTTTGATCCTCTTtcatatgaatatgaatattgtttcttttttagtttttcataatttttttggaTTAACTAGTGATTATTTAGAATATCAGAGGAGTGATAACGTCCGTGCTTACATTTTTGTAAGTATAGGTagtttaaaacttttatatttttgcgAAAGAAATCATTATACtgataaaataatgttttacttctatgtttatttatatttttttatgtaaagtataacttttatcataaatttataaataattgatcAAGTTTGACTAAGTGTGCATAATAATACTTATGTTTAATGTCACTTTAGGTACCTAatcttaaataagtttttaatcttaaataaGTTTCCTTCTTGTTTGATGTTTCAGTtaaatccttatttttgtaaaattaaaataaataaaaaccttccgttaaatttgtaaaattaaaataaataaaaaccttccgttaaattggacaaatGGCATGGTGAGAGTATTGTTTTAGATGACATATGGCGGTTTATACATTATTCTTTTGTAATTTCTGAATTGAAAAATTGAGCACTgggaaaaaaagttaaagacaGCTCCTTTCTGAGGAATGCAAAATTAGGGTTCGTTGGAGAAACCAGATTGAATTCAGATTGGGGAAATGTAAAGAAACAAATAACATTCAGAAAGACAAATAGATTCGTGTAGAGCTTAAAGTTTCGTGAAAGACATAAtactgacaaaaaaaattaaataaatagttacCAATGTAAGAAACAAATAGCATTCAGATAGATGAAGCCATCAAAACACAACGAAAAAAAGTGAATCAGAGCATCAAATGTCATAGCAATGTAGGTTTCAAGATTCAGTGTAAAAGAATCTAAAACAAGAGCAATGAGAACTGAAGAGGAGTCGCACGTCTTTAAATTGGAAAAGGCTGAGATCGCCGAGGTAAGAGATGGATCGATAAGCTGATTCGATTGGAATGAGCAATCGAACTATTTGCATGGGCTCTCTGACTGTAGCAGATCCATCGTTGGGAGAGAGCGACCTCGATTCACCGTTAGGACTTCTAAAAATTCACCGTTAGGGTTCGTTAGGAaaccacatcatcatcttcgaCTTCCCATCTGACTACATCAGAACAACCCACCAAAACCCTAAATCCATAGTCAGTCACCACGTCGTTCAACCACCGCAGGAACACCATCAGAACCTCGTCGGTCCTCCGTTCACCTCCAATGCATCTCGCAACAGCCACCAGCACTGGAAAAACCATTGTGAGCTCGCATCATCCTCACTGAACCACCTCGTGAGCTCCATCACAACGCGAACCAGATCTCTGCACCAGAGTCGCACCACCACGAAACAAAAACAGCACCATCGCGAGCCCCAAAACTCATCCGCACAAACCCTAATCGCGAAAGATCACCTCGCTGGAAAGAAGATTGAAATCGCAAGCCATCAACGGAGCAACCCAAACCGCACGAACAAAAACGGAAACACCTCAAATCAGAGAAAGGAGCAgctcttaattttttaatttataaattacaaaatacatGTAGTAATTATGTATAAACTGACACCTCATCTAAAACAACACCCTCCCTCAGAGCATGCTACATAATATCCTCTTTGACGACTTCTTCTCAAGAAAAATtcctatttaatttaattttataaaaataaaaactcaatcgaaaaataagaaaacggatttaaaattttgaataagaaaaGACATAAAATGACATTGAACCTAATACTTACCATTACCTGAAATAATTCACATTATTCTAGTTATCCATATACATGAATATAATTATCATTTGCCATTacttacgttttttttttctaatatcaaCAATATTTGTTCAGTTAATCtgaaacatatttattttatttttatatgtataaatattatgtttaattattttgaattaaagttATTCTTTATCAACATAGATTAAACTACAAGTCAAAGTTTTTTAGGACTAGAATTTTTATTGAGTAACTCtaataaaactaatttcttttatagATGTTATTAAACATTTATTCTGTTAACAATAAccaaactattttttaattaatctaagATAAAGTTCTTTTAATCATCATTTATTaggaattaaataattttattgttgagaatgttaaaattattatttgattggtaaaatgatttcttttacgatgacatttttattttatttttagggaaTATCTTTTGATAATGTGATCAGGGTGgaagaataatttttatattaatctatttacagttttaatatttagtagtaaatgaaataatttgtactaacaataaaattatgttaaaataaattattttatttgatcggtaaattttttttaggatgacatttttttttaatttgtatgacatattttttgttaacGTGATGTCATAAGGGTggaagaataattttttatatattatagttttaGTACTTAAcagtaaatgaaataatttgtgccaacaataaaattattagataataaaatattaaaaaatgtaaataattcaaattcaatatatatatatatatatatatatatatatatatatatatatatatatatcttaaatttagattaaatgTGTCTGAAGAAATTCCAAGCAAATTCTGAATAAGctaagatattatttaataagtttattatgagtttaagtatttatttgataaatattacCAGATATGGATTTCAGGTTTGTTCCCATCTCCTCTCTCCATTAATGGTTAGGTTTTAATTCGACAATGATTAACCAAAagtttatacaaaaatatattatattaaaatgttgaaattaataagtatgttttcttaaataaaagtACTAgttatataagttttaaaacagttattataaaataaaacatttatataatagtttttttttatgttacttgttactgtattattttttattttgtagtaaGATAAATACTTATCTActctgaatatatatatatatatatatatatatatatatatatatatatatatatatatttaggataaggtaaaatatttattaaacatgGTGGACAAGTAATGCTTTTGAAGAAAGAGCCAACAAAATTAAGggagtttttataaattagacAAATCTGCTGCTGAGTAAGAAAGATTTATCTCATCCTAACGTTGAACTGTTGAGGTGAAAGAGATGACAGAAACAGTGAAACTGGTTCCCCTTTATCAAAACAGGGGAAAGCTCCctcttttttgtctttttcttttgctgCTTCTACTGTGCTACTGATCTTCGCTCACCAATAGGTAAGCCAAAACAAGATCTGTAATCAATATCAGAGGTTGTCATCAATTTTGGTTCTAATCCCAGTGAATatcagaatatatttttatgtaggAGTTTAGATTTGAACACATGGGTATATGTTCTTATCACAACATATTAAGCTTCTCATGATGATTATTTCTAGTTAATGTTCGTTAATTGCCTATACGTGGATTCCACgagctttattttattttttagttctgTGAGCAAAAGTTTTGGCTTTCAAGTTTTGTGGTGGTGTTAGGCTTAGTCATCTGGTTGTAAATAAACACTGTTCTGTGCCCGACCCAATTGAGATTTAAGATTTTGTTCTAGTCGGTTTCTGTGACACCATCTTCTAGAATTAGGGTTTGTGTTTGAGTTCCAAGAATGAATAGTTCGGGTTTGGGTGGTGGCTTTTTGTCTGGTCCCAGCGGGGCGATTTTGGACTTGGAATCTTCATTTCATAGACATCAACAGACTCAACTTGGTCATCCATCTATTACTGGTCAACAGCACTTGAATATCATGGGTGGTCTCGAGAGTGATCACCCCATTGGCCTAATTGAAGTGAAAAATTTGAATGCCGGGTTGAATTTTGGTAAAGGAAAGGCAATTGCTCCTTCCAATAGTAATGAGTTGAGTGAGGAGGATGAACCTAGCTATGCAGAAGAAGGGAATTGTGAGAACCTGGATGGTGGGAAGAGCAAAAAGGGATCTCCTTGGCAGCGAATGAAGTGGACAGATAATGTGGTTAGGCTTCTTATAACAGTGGTGAGTTGTGTCGGTGATGATGGCACTATTGGGGGCATGGATGGTCATAAAAGGAAATCTGTGGTTTTGCAGAAGAAAGGCAAGTGGAAAACAGTCTCCAAGATAATGATAAGCAAGGGTTGCCATGTGTCTCCACAGCAGTGTGAGGACAAGTTCAATGACTTAAATAAGAGATACAAGAGGTTAAATGACATACTTGGAAGGGGAACTTGTTGTCAAGTGGTTGAGAATCCTGCATTAATGGATTCAATACCTAACCTGTCAACTAAGATGAAGGATGACGTTAGGAAGATCCTGAGCTCAAAACACTTGTTTTATAAGGAGATGTGTGCCTACCATAATGGGCAAAGAATACCAAATTGTCATGAACTTGATTTACAGGGTTACTCTATGGAGCATGGGAAGGACTCAAGGAGAGAAAATAATGCATctgaggatgaagatgaagatcacAATGATAGCGAGGATGATGAGTTGGaagatgaaattaatattaatgcACACGAGGATGGAGGGAGGATGCAGGAACAATGTGATAGAAATATATTAAGTGAGGAGGATGGCCATTTTGGCCCACAAACTTCTCGGATGGACAAATTTGAGGTGGAAATGGCAAGAGTTTTTCAAGACCCCGGAAAGTCATTACGCGAACAAAGAGAGTGGATTAAAATCCAGATGTTGCAGTTTCAAGAGCAAAATATCAGCTACCAAGCCCAAGCTCTTGAACTTGAGAAACAGCGGCTTAAGTGGTTAAGATACTGCAGCAAGAAGGACAGAGAGCTGGAGAGACTGAGATTGGAGAACAAAAGAATGAAATTAGAAAATGAGCGCAGGATCTTGAAACTGAAACAAAAAGAGCTAGAGACAGATTTCAGTACATCTGAAATGTCTTTAGACCCTGCCTCTATAGGAATCAACCGGCCGCAGGGGAGGGAGCATATCAGCTTAGGCAGACAACAGTAGCTGCTTCTCAGAAAAGATCAGCCGTTATTGCTTAAATGAGGTACAAAATGAACCCGTTTcgtttaaaatgtttaataatttgCGGTTACAGTTATAGTGTTACATGGTGGGTTACTAGGCTGTAGATATAAAATTGCATTAACATAGTAAATGAATGATGTATCAATTTGTTCAAAGCTTCCAACCATATTGTTGAGAAGAGAGTTCAGTTgacaatatatgttttttttatatcttttgcaGTGCTGTGGCGCTAGCAACTTA
This genomic window contains:
- the LOC108334157 gene encoding uncharacterized protein LOC108334157 isoform X1, which encodes MNSSGLGGGFLSGPSGAILDLESSFHRHQQTQLGHPSITGQQHLNIMGGLESDHPIGLIEVKNLNAGLNFGKGKAIAPSNSNELSEEDEPSYAEEGNCENLDGGKSKKGSPWQRMKWTDNVVRLLITVVSCVGDDGTIGGMDGHKRKSVVLQKKGKWKTVSKIMISKGCHVSPQQCEDKFNDLNKRYKRLNDILGRGTCCQVVENPALMDSIPNLSTKMKDDVRKILSSKHLFYKEMCAYHNGQRIPNCHELDLQGYSMEHGKDSRRENNASEDEDEDHNDSEDDELEDEININAHEDGGRMQEQCDRNILSEEDGHFGPQTSRMDKFEVEMARVFQDPGKSLREQREWIKIQMLQFQEQNISYQAQALELEKQRLKWLRYCSKKDRELERLRLENKRMKLENERRILKLKQKELETDFSTSEMSLDPASIGINRPQGREHISLGRQQ